The Maridesulfovibrio sp. genomic sequence CGCAATGACACTAATCGACGTGGGCTGGGGTGACTCCCTGTTTCTGGAATTTGAGGATGATGCCGGTAGCCGTTCTTTTGGCCTCATTGATTCCAATGATACCGCTAACTACCGTTCCAGCTTCATTTATCTTAAACGTTTCTTTGAGCGCGAAAAGCTCTATGAGACCCGTGATCACATGTTTGATTTTGTACTTCTGACTCATGCCCATGCGGACCATGCTCAGGGGTTAAAGGCAATTATCAGTCATTTTGGTACAAAGCGTTTCTGGTATCCACGCAGTTTAGAATGGGGAGGCACGGCCTCTTTGCTGGCGTTTGCCAATAAGACTACAAAAAACCTTATGGGCTACGCCAGACGTTCCCGTAAAAATATCCTCAACCATCAGGCCGTTGACGCAGGTAATCTGGCACCCAATATTAATGGAACTCAGCTGGATTTTTTATGGCCCGCTCCCAATTTTATCGACCCTCACAATGAGAACGAGAATTCTGTCGTTCTGGCACTCAAGCTTGGGGCGGTGTCCTTCCTTCTCACCGGTGATGCTGAGGAAAAGGCATGGAAGCGTATCGCAAATCGCATCCCTGCAGATACCAGAGTGTTCAAAGTTCCTCACCATGGGTCAGATAACGGCTTCTTCGATGGTTCAAGAAAATCTCTGTGGCTGGATGATTGTCCTCAAAATACTATGTTTGCAATCAGCAGCCATGTGAGGCCTTTTTCCCATCCTGCTCCGTCGGTAGAAAAGGCGCTCAAATCTCGGGATGTATACCGTACCGACCAGCATTATCACATCACCTTTGAGACAGACGGCAGCAGTGTTAAAGTCAAATATTCACATTGGTAGTGAAAATGATTATTTGCTGCCGCCTGTTGTCAGGTTATTTTAAAGGGTATTGGGGATAGGGAAGGTTTCCCATGCTCGCGCTGGTGTCTACATAGGTTCGTACTGCGGCATCAGTCAGAGCGTAGCCCCAGTTGATCAACTTTTTCTGCTCTGCGGTACTGAAGTGGTTTAGCCGTGTACGAATATCCGCCAGCTTTCGGGTAGTTTGTCCATCCGTGGCTAAAGTTGGAGTGATGTTATAGCCGGAGATTTTAGTACGTATGCCCCAGTATGCTCCGCCTGTTACTCCTCTCTTATAATCCTCAATGAGCTTTCTCTTGCGCACTGCCCGGGCTTGATCAGTGATTATATTCAGTACACGAACTGACTGTTGAGCCCATTCTGCAGAGGGTTTGGCATCAACGTTTAGCGGTGCACCAGCATCACTTACTAATACGTTTTTGCAACGTTTCCAGATGCTTTCCAGTCCCATATTATCATACACCCCTCCGTCCGTTAGGTGGAGCTTGGAACGCAATCCCGGTTTGTCATATAGATACGCA encodes the following:
- a CDS encoding MBL fold metallo-hydrolase — its product is MPRLAMTLIDVGWGDSLFLEFEDDAGSRSFGLIDSNDTANYRSSFIYLKRFFEREKLYETRDHMFDFVLLTHAHADHAQGLKAIISHFGTKRFWYPRSLEWGGTASLLAFANKTTKNLMGYARRSRKNILNHQAVDAGNLAPNINGTQLDFLWPAPNFIDPHNENENSVVLALKLGAVSFLLTGDAEEKAWKRIANRIPADTRVFKVPHHGSDNGFFDGSRKSLWLDDCPQNTMFAISSHVRPFSHPAPSVEKALKSRDVYRTDQHYHITFETDGSSVKVKYSHW